In Aliiglaciecola sp. LCG003, a genomic segment contains:
- a CDS encoding polysaccharide deacetylase family protein: MHSLLSVANSLLSGNKLSILIYHQVLEAFDPMRPYEVTAEVFDWHMALISRYFTPISLTDAAKYLEQGKLPDKAICVTFDDGYLNNLTVAQPILAKYKIPATVYVATAFTEGADMWNDRVLDLFNDAQLSSLIIEGESVTLGDWEKRNQLAAAQLMRLKYLPIDERLAGVQKLYDDNNLAEPTPRMMNAQQVKQLADCGVEIGGHTVNHPILKVLSPEQQFDEVSRCKAQLEQWTGKPVKHFAYPNGSYGKDLTDETVELVKKAGYETAVVTDWGTSSPGDDLLRLKRFTPWDSSAWKFHARLVKSRLTI; encoded by the coding sequence GTGCATAGTCTATTAAGCGTTGCTAATAGCTTACTGAGCGGCAATAAACTCAGTATATTAATCTATCACCAAGTGCTAGAAGCGTTCGACCCTATGCGGCCCTATGAAGTGACGGCAGAGGTGTTTGATTGGCATATGGCGTTAATCAGTCGCTACTTCACACCGATCAGTTTAACCGATGCGGCTAAGTATCTTGAGCAGGGCAAGCTACCTGACAAGGCTATCTGTGTCACCTTTGATGATGGCTACTTAAACAACTTAACTGTTGCTCAACCCATTCTCGCTAAATATAAGATACCGGCGACTGTATACGTGGCAACTGCCTTTACCGAAGGTGCCGATATGTGGAATGACCGAGTGTTGGATTTGTTCAACGATGCACAATTGAGCTCTTTAATCATAGAAGGCGAAAGCGTCACGCTAGGAGATTGGGAAAAGCGTAACCAGTTAGCCGCAGCGCAATTAATGCGTCTTAAATATTTGCCGATTGATGAACGCCTAGCAGGGGTTCAGAAGCTTTATGATGACAACAACCTAGCCGAACCTACACCAAGAATGATGAATGCCCAGCAAGTTAAACAACTCGCCGATTGCGGGGTTGAGATAGGTGGGCATACGGTTAATCACCCGATCCTAAAAGTGCTGTCACCCGAACAACAATTTGATGAAGTCAGTCGCTGCAAAGCTCAATTAGAGCAGTGGACCGGCAAACCGGTTAAGCACTTCGCATACCCCAATGGCTCTTACGGTAAAGATTTAACCGACGAGACCGTCGAGTTGGTGAAAAAAGCCGGTTATGAAACAGCCGTTGTCACCGATTGGGGTACATCATCACCCGGTGACGATTTACTCAGACTCAAACGATTCACCCCCTGGGATAGCTCAGCATGGAAGTTTCATGCTAGGTTGGTGAAAAGCCGCTTAACAATTTAG
- a CDS encoding acyltransferase, translating into MISKIKGFNGIRALAALTVVFTHIGAYRFLEHHNYISRELIQSFDGSAGVQAFFILSGFLITYLLVKEYHRTGTVSLYNFYLRRTLRIFPLYFLVVFLIGILHFFGSGVTNGESILFSIFYIYNFIPKEWYSSVLGHTWSLAVEEHFYLIWPFVFITMAKYPSKLVKYLVMFIGISIISNIVLQSIEYVRQSFFIGRFSFIAGANIAYGCILALAISSSVRRKSVERILASSWLLILGLLLWQCALWLPKLQYLPSVYIRGVGLAICIAWIFLNQSSLLVRVLEFRPLNYLGEVSYGIYMYQGFYLATGPYRAAGQTWPISQEIGLVLLVITVPISFHLFERPITKLKRKWQKDC; encoded by the coding sequence ATGATCTCCAAAATAAAGGGATTTAATGGGATTAGAGCATTGGCAGCCCTAACTGTAGTGTTTACCCATATTGGTGCCTATCGATTTTTAGAACATCACAACTATATATCGCGGGAATTAATCCAAAGCTTCGATGGTAGTGCCGGTGTGCAGGCATTTTTTATTCTTAGCGGTTTCTTAATTACTTATCTATTAGTAAAGGAATACCATAGAACTGGGACAGTATCCCTATATAATTTTTACTTGCGTAGAACTCTGCGGATATTCCCGCTTTATTTCCTAGTGGTTTTTCTCATTGGTATTCTGCACTTTTTTGGTTCTGGTGTAACCAATGGTGAGTCAATCTTATTTTCAATATTTTACATCTACAATTTTATACCGAAAGAGTGGTATTCATCTGTATTAGGTCATACTTGGTCGCTAGCTGTTGAAGAGCACTTCTATCTGATATGGCCATTTGTTTTTATCACTATGGCTAAATACCCTTCCAAATTAGTAAAATATTTAGTGATGTTTATTGGGATTTCGATAATCTCCAATATTGTGTTGCAATCTATTGAGTATGTACGTCAATCATTTTTCATTGGACGTTTTTCATTCATTGCAGGGGCGAATATCGCTTATGGCTGTATACTCGCATTAGCAATTTCATCAAGTGTCAGAAGAAAAAGTGTCGAAAGGATTTTAGCATCTTCCTGGCTTCTAATATTGGGCCTACTGCTATGGCAATGTGCTCTTTGGCTGCCTAAATTGCAATATTTACCTTCCGTTTATATAAGAGGGGTTGGGTTAGCCATTTGTATTGCTTGGATTTTTCTCAATCAAAGTTCCTTGCTGGTTAGAGTATTAGAGTTTCGGCCTTTAAATTACTTAGGTGAAGTCTCATATGGTATTTATATGTATCAAGGTTTTTATCTTGCCACGGGGCCATATAGAGCAGCAGGTCAAACGTGGCCGATTTCCCAAGAGATTGGTTTGGTATTGTTGGTGATTACAGTACCTATTTCCTTTCATTTATTCGAGAGACCTATAACTAAACTTAAAAGGAAATGGCAGAAAGATTGTTAG
- a CDS encoding oligosaccharide flippase family protein, translating into MSKAGALKILSNAKYLYMALLMSQGLRFVYMLILARLLGAELYGLYTYGQSWYLMFLPLTGLGLGAMLSREVGKRNANTSQIVNLVATIRIVAVLAVAAISMLTGLIVAENSFIASLLLVFSFALIGKAMVMWANQMFQAFESTQLVFKIERVFKPCEIAISIVVAILTENILLVAVVHAFAQIAQGLVSVYLANKNLQKVSLLWHPKLMISTVVGLFPLAIAVFAGQFLFYGPIVLVKRSFSSASDLGNFSLLIQLFIVIIALFSSITSAALPALSRSASSNRNNLNLFSRIAIYVSCIFGIFLYIASSLFGEKLLVLAFGHKFILAGHYLALMMLVLIPATLTNLLNSVQISLEHNVKVLITNLLGAATLVLSLPWFVAQYGLAGAIFSLQAAFLVSASIGVIFLTRELVISIKDALVVPAMLLGIFALIYWFGVSIEQTEIAMLVGGMCSIIILWFVGLNSKERKSVKYRFSKLKF; encoded by the coding sequence GTGTCAAAAGCTGGGGCATTAAAAATTCTTAGTAATGCAAAATATTTATATATGGCATTACTAATGTCGCAAGGATTGCGTTTCGTTTATATGCTCATTTTAGCTAGGCTTCTGGGTGCTGAGCTATATGGGCTTTATACATACGGGCAATCTTGGTATTTGATGTTCTTGCCCCTTACCGGTCTTGGGTTGGGCGCCATGTTATCCAGGGAAGTGGGAAAAAGGAATGCCAACACTTCGCAGATAGTGAATCTAGTAGCTACAATTCGGATTGTAGCAGTCTTGGCGGTGGCGGCCATTTCAATGTTAACTGGTTTAATAGTCGCCGAAAATAGTTTTATTGCGTCACTGTTGCTGGTTTTTTCCTTTGCCTTGATCGGAAAAGCTATGGTTATGTGGGCAAACCAAATGTTTCAAGCATTTGAGTCAACTCAATTAGTTTTTAAGATAGAACGAGTTTTTAAACCTTGTGAGATAGCAATTAGTATTGTTGTTGCGATATTGACTGAGAACATATTATTAGTTGCCGTTGTTCATGCCTTTGCTCAGATCGCTCAAGGTTTAGTAAGTGTCTATCTGGCCAATAAAAATCTGCAGAAAGTATCTCTTCTTTGGCATCCGAAGCTGATGATTTCAACTGTAGTAGGTCTGTTTCCTCTTGCGATAGCTGTTTTTGCGGGGCAATTCCTATTTTACGGTCCAATTGTGTTGGTAAAAAGATCGTTTAGTTCTGCCAGCGATTTAGGTAATTTTTCGCTGTTGATTCAATTGTTTATTGTCATCATTGCTTTATTTTCATCAATAACAAGCGCAGCCTTGCCAGCCTTGAGCCGATCCGCTTCAAGCAATCGTAATAATTTGAATTTGTTCAGTCGAATAGCTATCTATGTGTCATGCATATTCGGAATTTTTCTATACATTGCGTCTTCATTGTTCGGTGAAAAACTACTTGTTTTAGCGTTTGGTCACAAGTTCATTTTAGCAGGTCATTACTTAGCACTGATGATGCTGGTGCTAATACCCGCGACACTTACTAATTTACTAAATAGTGTTCAAATTTCACTAGAGCACAACGTAAAGGTATTAATTACTAACCTTTTGGGTGCAGCCACCTTGGTATTGAGCTTACCTTGGTTTGTTGCACAATATGGTTTAGCGGGCGCTATATTTAGTCTGCAAGCAGCTTTCTTAGTTTCAGCGTCAATAGGTGTGATTTTCTTAACCAGAGAGCTTGTAATATCAATCAAAGACGCCCTTGTGGTGCCTGCTATGCTATTAGGTATATTTGCACTGATATATTGGTTTGGCGTGAGTATTGAGCAAACTGAAATTGCTATGTTGGTTGGAGGGATGTGTTCAATTATAATTTTATGGTTTGTAGGGCTGAATTCAAAAGAGCGAAAATCTGTCAAATACAGATTTTCTAAGTTAAAGTTTTAA
- a CDS encoding glycosyltransferase family 4 protein, translating to MSTLNIGIKQSSNENRKNKILKNVLLITYQYPPEVGGAGSVARDIARLIQHECNLTLVTLDKGHLIEETFPIIQADTAWPFRFLGFWKTLRELNLDQFDDIIVNDTGASLVAARYFPAHIKAKCWVYLHGSEPENIYIKPEPIFRLLGFKKKYTQLLEHCKHIIAVSDYMKHKFVSMTQLSHLTEKIVVITNGIDESMFSPLKVDLREKYNVKTDTRILLSVSRLTTKKGYVRKLHLFKKLCEKQPLFWIVIGNGPFVDEFKSHVERHNLQSSVLILQGLERKQLVDYYSGADLFWLLSEYDESFGLVYLEANFCGCAVVGNRKGGVPYLINEGVNGFTVSESDDQEALTKMIQALTPNTFNSEKIIQSVKNYSIQKTKSSLLDLLKQ from the coding sequence ATGTCAACCTTGAACATTGGTATTAAACAATCGTCAAATGAAAACAGAAAGAACAAAATCTTGAAAAATGTCCTGTTAATAACTTATCAGTACCCGCCTGAGGTTGGTGGCGCGGGTTCAGTGGCTCGGGATATTGCTCGACTAATTCAGCATGAGTGCAATCTTACCCTAGTGACCTTAGATAAAGGTCATCTCATAGAAGAAACATTTCCTATAATACAAGCAGATACGGCATGGCCTTTCAGGTTTTTAGGCTTTTGGAAAACGCTACGTGAGCTAAACCTAGACCAGTTTGACGATATTATTGTCAATGATACAGGGGCAAGTTTAGTGGCTGCACGATATTTCCCGGCACATATAAAAGCTAAATGCTGGGTATACTTACACGGTAGCGAACCAGAGAATATTTATATTAAACCTGAACCCATATTTAGATTGCTCGGCTTCAAGAAAAAATATACTCAATTACTGGAACACTGCAAACACATCATCGCAGTCAGTGACTACATGAAGCACAAATTTGTTTCGATGACACAATTATCTCATTTAACAGAGAAAATTGTAGTTATTACGAATGGTATAGATGAATCCATGTTTTCACCTTTGAAAGTAGACTTGCGTGAAAAATATAACGTTAAAACGGATACTAGAATTTTGTTATCGGTTAGTCGTTTAACTACAAAAAAAGGCTATGTGCGCAAACTACACTTGTTTAAAAAGTTATGTGAAAAACAGCCATTATTCTGGATTGTCATTGGGAATGGGCCATTTGTAGATGAGTTTAAATCTCACGTTGAGAGACATAACTTGCAAAGTTCGGTATTGATACTTCAAGGGTTAGAGCGGAAACAACTTGTAGATTATTATTCTGGCGCGGATTTATTTTGGCTTTTATCCGAGTATGATGAATCATTTGGTTTGGTCTATCTAGAAGCTAATTTCTGTGGCTGTGCGGTTGTAGGTAACCGCAAAGGCGGAGTTCCCTATCTCATAAATGAAGGTGTAAATGGTTTTACAGTGAGCGAATCTGATGATCAAGAAGCCCTGACAAAAATGATTCAAGCACTCACCCCCAACACATTTAACTCAGAGAAAATAATTCAGTCTGTTAAGAATTACTCAATTCAAAAAACAAAATCGAGCCTGTTAGACTTACTTAAACAGTAA
- a CDS encoding sulfotransferase — protein MSSLARYPNLYIVGAPKSGTTAMARHLMAHPDIYTPLQKEFTFFGKDLVRYAELINEKSYLNWFKEWDDETYALDASPTYLYSESAPYEFLEKSPDSKVVIMLRNPVEVAYSMFYEAKFSTREVVNTFEEAWDLEPSRITGDNIPKNARLEYTTRYQSLGLYCDHVEHYLKVMGKENVHIIWFDDFKNNNKASYTGLLDFLGLPHICPAEFQVHNPSKVARSAKLTHFVTTPPKWMGTIGSLFLPKATRWKIRNYVRLKNMKKVEKPRIDPATKAMLQNHYSGDVKRLEKLLNVNLEHWY, from the coding sequence ATGAGCTCGTTAGCAAGATATCCAAATTTATATATTGTCGGTGCACCAAAATCCGGTACGACAGCAATGGCGCGACATTTGATGGCGCACCCAGATATTTACACACCATTGCAGAAGGAGTTCACTTTTTTTGGCAAAGATCTTGTTCGTTATGCTGAATTAATTAATGAAAAATCCTACCTTAATTGGTTTAAAGAATGGGATGATGAAACTTACGCGTTGGATGCATCACCAACCTATTTGTATTCAGAATCCGCACCATATGAATTTTTAGAAAAATCGCCAGATTCTAAAGTTGTCATTATGCTAAGGAACCCTGTAGAAGTAGCCTATTCAATGTTCTACGAGGCAAAATTCAGTACTCGTGAAGTAGTAAATACTTTTGAAGAAGCATGGGATCTGGAACCATCGAGAATAACTGGGGATAATATTCCTAAAAATGCTAGATTGGAATATACAACTAGATACCAAAGTCTTGGATTATATTGTGATCATGTAGAACATTATTTGAAGGTTATGGGTAAGGAAAATGTTCACATCATATGGTTTGATGATTTCAAAAATAATAATAAAGCAAGTTACACCGGACTATTAGATTTTTTAGGCTTACCTCATATTTGTCCAGCCGAATTTCAAGTACACAACCCAAGCAAGGTAGCAAGATCTGCAAAGCTTACTCATTTTGTTACTACTCCCCCCAAATGGATGGGTACGATTGGTAGCTTATTTCTACCAAAAGCGACACGATGGAAAATTAGGAATTACGTTAGGTTAAAAAACATGAAAAAAGTCGAGAAGCCACGGATAGATCCTGCTACCAAAGCAATGCTCCAGAATCATTATAGTGGTGATGTCAAAAGACTCGAAAAACTGCTCAATGTCAACCTTGAACATTGGTATTAA
- a CDS encoding glycosyltransferase, with protein sequence MQLTGSRKKKLCFVSSTLSKGGAERALSNLLCNMDRENLEITVLLLNQVVTYPVPDDVKLVDLQKRSAVYLPWCFLLLIKNLLQIKPDILISVWSFPSLLTGLALKLCRLKTSWVVRVANNPANQEDDWRKKIFYWLYQHATAYIVLCDELKDNFVDFYPYAAGKTYMIRNGFNIDVLVDKASDTSVETPANGSYLVSVGSLTQQKRYDILIEAYALLSPDKQIPLLILGDGPLRKELEQQAHGLGIADKIRFKGFVTNPYPYVSNAKAFVLNSDYEGLCNAAIEAQCLGVPAVITNCPTGNKEIVEHGVTGYLVATQSPSEMACGITALINLSENDYASMKTNATKLVGEKYRIERSVKSLNTLITDLN encoded by the coding sequence ATGCAGTTAACCGGTAGTAGAAAGAAAAAACTGTGTTTTGTCAGTAGCACCCTCTCAAAAGGCGGCGCCGAGCGAGCGCTGAGTAATCTTCTGTGCAATATGGATAGAGAGAATTTAGAGATTACTGTTTTATTATTGAATCAGGTAGTGACTTACCCTGTACCTGATGATGTTAAATTAGTTGACTTGCAAAAGCGCTCCGCGGTGTATCTTCCTTGGTGCTTTTTGCTATTGATAAAAAACTTGCTCCAGATAAAGCCAGACATCCTCATCAGTGTTTGGTCATTTCCGAGCCTGCTTACCGGGTTAGCGCTGAAACTGTGCCGATTAAAAACGAGCTGGGTTGTGCGAGTAGCGAACAACCCAGCTAACCAAGAGGATGATTGGCGAAAAAAGATCTTCTATTGGCTGTATCAACACGCTACTGCTTACATCGTCCTATGTGATGAATTAAAAGATAACTTTGTCGATTTCTATCCCTATGCAGCTGGTAAAACCTATATGATACGCAATGGTTTCAACATTGATGTTCTGGTTGATAAGGCTAGTGATACCAGCGTTGAAACCCCAGCCAATGGATCATACTTAGTATCCGTTGGCTCTCTAACCCAGCAAAAACGCTACGACATTTTGATAGAGGCCTATGCGTTATTGAGCCCAGACAAACAAATCCCATTACTTATTTTAGGTGACGGACCATTACGTAAAGAATTAGAGCAACAAGCTCATGGATTAGGAATAGCAGACAAAATACGCTTCAAAGGATTTGTCACTAATCCTTATCCTTATGTTTCCAACGCTAAGGCTTTTGTTCTAAACAGCGATTATGAAGGACTGTGCAACGCAGCAATAGAGGCCCAATGTTTGGGCGTCCCTGCCGTGATTACAAATTGCCCTACGGGTAATAAAGAGATTGTAGAGCACGGCGTGACGGGTTACCTAGTGGCAACTCAATCGCCATCAGAAATGGCCTGCGGTATTACAGCCCTAATCAACCTTTCAGAAAATGATTATGCCAGCATGAAAACCAACGCTACCAAATTAGTAGGTGAAAAGTATCGTATTGAACGATCAGTCAAAAGCCTCAACACACTTATTACGGACCTAAATTAG
- a CDS encoding glycosyltransferase: MTNNLNPKPPIVSVVMACYREPLDWFGAAVDSILAQTLADFEFIIVLDDPNNLSIREYLYQKQLSDGRIVIIENASNLGLAKSLMKGIEQSTGAFIARMDADDVAYQERLKVQYQFLLANQQVGLVGSAIENIDELGNVLGKQYFQSDYALMKKMIPYCSVACHPTWMFTKQAYDKIKGYRNLSTAQDYDFLYRLIDAEIEIHNLPVALLQYRIHNASITSGMSLKRYKIRRYIHKLHHDRVRQGHDHFCEQELQHFIDQASPNKLVSKLLTQLRQSEQSNSPMKYVILPCLAILSNDIRQRITDHLKLKLLLAKHTKSQDLS; this comes from the coding sequence GTGACCAATAATCTTAACCCAAAGCCACCTATAGTTTCCGTTGTAATGGCATGCTATCGAGAACCCTTAGATTGGTTCGGGGCAGCAGTAGATTCAATTCTGGCACAGACCTTAGCAGACTTTGAATTCATCATAGTTTTGGATGACCCAAATAACCTATCTATACGAGAATATCTGTATCAGAAACAGCTTAGTGATGGGCGAATAGTCATTATTGAAAATGCCAGCAATCTTGGTTTGGCAAAATCTTTAATGAAGGGAATTGAGCAATCAACAGGTGCTTTTATCGCCAGAATGGATGCCGATGATGTTGCCTATCAGGAACGACTGAAAGTTCAATATCAGTTCTTATTGGCAAATCAGCAGGTAGGCTTGGTGGGCAGTGCCATAGAAAATATAGATGAACTGGGCAATGTGCTTGGCAAACAATATTTTCAGTCAGATTATGCGCTGATGAAAAAGATGATCCCCTATTGCTCTGTGGCATGTCATCCCACTTGGATGTTTACCAAGCAAGCCTACGACAAAATTAAAGGCTATCGTAATTTATCTACGGCGCAAGATTATGACTTTTTATATAGATTAATTGATGCCGAAATTGAAATTCATAACTTGCCAGTCGCACTACTCCAATACCGTATTCATAATGCTAGTATCACCAGTGGTATGAGCCTAAAACGCTACAAAATAAGGCGCTATATCCATAAGCTACATCATGATCGAGTTCGCCAAGGTCATGACCATTTTTGTGAACAAGAACTGCAACATTTTATTGACCAAGCCTCACCCAATAAGTTGGTGAGCAAACTGCTTACCCAACTAAGACAATCCGAACAAAGCAACAGCCCAATGAAGTATGTGATCCTGCCATGTTTGGCCATACTATCGAATGACATTCGCCAGCGGATCACCGACCACTTAAAACTAAAGTTGCTGCTTGCCAAGCACACTAAATCTCAGGACTTGTCATAA
- a CDS encoding glycosyltransferase family 4 protein has translation MTTRILICASTFPRYQGDGMVDFVWQQARYLKKHYPDFDVHVLVPHAPEASQYEVWEGVHIHRYKYFKPESFQTLVYPAIWPNIKEKPLRLFQVPFLLAACYFATRRIVQQYKIDLIYSHWFTPQGLMCNRVANQFSIPHTLTSHAADITILRKIPFLGNYLVRKILPQFKAISFAGSRGRNQALDFFDSNTRDEIEVKSTVLPMGVDLNLPDCSADENQQVNDGKLRLVFVGRLAEKKGVTYLLHAMADVLNKGIPVQLDLLGDGPLLGDIKQQVNALNLSNSVKFHGFVNGQDKFRVLSQADLFVLPSIVTADGDAEGLPVSLLEAMSAGMLCCASDESGAPDIIEDGKTAILFKAKSSEALANVIQQVSLMDNTSRAAIANNAKAAGIEFLWDNMIHKHAAYLITPFIGLDRRDQ, from the coding sequence ATGACAACTCGAATTTTAATCTGTGCGTCTACATTTCCACGTTATCAAGGTGATGGCATGGTTGATTTTGTTTGGCAACAGGCACGCTACTTAAAAAAACACTACCCTGATTTTGATGTGCATGTTCTAGTGCCACATGCACCAGAGGCGAGTCAATATGAAGTTTGGGAAGGAGTCCATATACACCGCTATAAGTACTTCAAGCCTGAGTCTTTTCAAACTCTTGTTTATCCGGCAATTTGGCCAAATATCAAAGAAAAACCGCTACGCTTATTTCAAGTACCTTTTTTATTGGCTGCTTGTTACTTCGCGACTCGTAGGATTGTACAGCAATATAAAATTGACTTGATATACTCCCATTGGTTTACTCCGCAGGGACTGATGTGTAACCGTGTTGCAAACCAATTTTCGATTCCCCATACGTTAACGTCTCACGCTGCTGATATCACTATTTTGCGCAAAATCCCCTTTCTAGGCAATTATTTAGTGCGTAAAATTCTCCCCCAATTTAAAGCTATATCGTTCGCAGGCAGCAGGGGAAGAAATCAAGCCCTAGACTTTTTCGACTCAAATACCCGCGACGAAATTGAAGTTAAGTCGACCGTGCTGCCAATGGGAGTAGATCTGAACTTGCCAGATTGTTCCGCAGATGAAAACCAGCAAGTAAATGATGGGAAACTACGATTAGTATTTGTTGGCCGCTTGGCCGAAAAAAAGGGCGTAACCTATCTACTTCATGCGATGGCGGATGTGCTTAACAAAGGTATTCCTGTCCAACTAGACTTGTTGGGTGACGGCCCTTTACTTGGTGATATAAAACAACAGGTCAACGCCCTTAACTTATCCAATTCCGTAAAGTTTCATGGATTCGTAAATGGACAAGACAAATTTCGTGTTTTAAGCCAAGCAGATCTATTTGTTTTGCCATCAATCGTTACGGCCGATGGTGACGCTGAGGGCTTACCAGTTAGTTTGCTTGAGGCGATGTCTGCTGGGATGTTGTGTTGTGCTTCAGATGAATCAGGCGCCCCTGATATTATCGAAGATGGCAAGACAGCAATATTATTTAAAGCCAAGAGCAGCGAAGCTTTAGCGAATGTTATTCAACAAGTCAGTTTGATGGATAATACAAGTCGAGCGGCTATAGCAAACAATGCAAAAGCCGCAGGCATTGAGTTTTTGTGGGACAACATGATCCATAAACATGCAGCGTATTTAATCACCCCTTTTATTGGTTTAGACCGCCGTGACCAATAA